The sequence CGATTCCCATCCTGCTGGGGCTGCTGGCCCTTGTCATGATCATTCTCCAGTAGGGCCGGAGCCGAGAGCGAGCCGCGTGGGCTGGCGCTACATCGCCGACGATGGGGTCGGGGCGGCCGCGGGGCTGGCCGCCGACGAGGCGGTCACCCGGCGACAGGGCAGCGGCGAGAGCCCGCCCACGCTCAGGCTGTACACCTACCGCTCCCACTGCGCCCTGGTCGGGCGCTTCCAGCGGCTCGGCTCGGAGCTCCGGCTCGACGAGTGCCGGCGAGTGGGCGTGGAGGTCAACCGGCGGCCCACGGGAGGCGGGGCGATCATCATGGGCGCCGATCAGCTCGGGATCGCCATCATGACGCGCGCGACGGCCGGGGAACGCTCCTACGACCGCACGCGCGAGCTGTTCGCACGCTTCTCCTCGGGGCTCACCGGGGCCCTCGGCGAAGTCGGCATCGCGGCCGAGTACCGGAGGAAGAACGACGTGGAGGTGGGCGGGAAGAAGATCGCCGGGCTCGGCATCTACTTCGACCCGGCCGGTGGGATGCTCTTCCACGCGAGCCTGCTGGTGGACCTCGACGTCGCCTTCATGCTCTCCGTGCTCCGGACGCCCTTCGAGAAGATCTCGGACAAAGAGATCGCCACCGTGTCCGAGCGGATGACGACGGTCCGGCGCGAGCTGGGGCGGCAGGTCAGCACCGCCGAGGTCCGCGAGCTCGTCCGGGCGGCCTACGCGCGCGCCCTGGGGCTCGAGCTCGAGCCCGGGCCCTTCTCACCAGAGGAGCGCCTGGAGATCGCCGCGCTGGCCCGCGACCGCTACCAGACCGAGGAGTGGCTGGCCCGCGAGCCCGCCACGCCGGACGCCATGGGCTCGGCGACGGTGAAGACGCCGGGGGGGCTCCTGACGGCGCACCTCACGCTGGCCGGCGAGGTGATCAAGGCCATCTACTTCACCGGGGACTTCTTCACCGACGACACCGTCCTGGCGGGGATGGAGCGGGCGCTCCGCTGGCACCCCGTGGGGGTCGAGGCCGTGACGGAGACGCTCGAGGCGCTCCGGCGCCGGGAGGCGCTGGCGCTGCCAGGGGTGCCCTCCGAGGCGGTGGCGCGTGCCGTCGAGCTGGCCAGCGGCGCGGCCCGGCGCCACGAGCAAGCGGGAACCGCGAAGGGCTGCTTCGTGAACCCTTGACGTACACTGAGGTTGACAGGAGTCAGAGGTGAGCGGGCATGTCGCCCTCGCTGCCGGGGTAGTCCAGGGACTGCTCGAGGACACGCCCGGCGAGCGCGTGGCTCACGGTGAGCGCCGCCGCGCCGACGAGGGCGCACAGGGCGAGGAGCAGCAGGCCGGTCCGATGTCGAGGGCGCATCAGCGGGGAGGCAATGATGCCCCACATCTTACAGGAGGGATCGGAATGAGCGGAATGCCGACTGCAGTTCGCGTGACACGCCGGAGGCTGCTGCGCGGCCTGGGGCTCCTGGGGCTCGCGGGCGCCGCAGGGTCGCTCCTGGCGGGGCCACGCCCCGCCGCGGCCCAGGGCAACCTCGCCAACCTGCTGCCCGAGGAGCCCGTCGACGCCACGCTCAAGCGGCTCTTCGGGGGCCGCCCCATCAAGGACGGCTCCTCGACGATGAAGCTCGAGCTGCCGCTCATCGCCGAGAACGGCGCCGTGGTGCCGGTGACCGTCGACGTGACGCCTCCCCCGGGAGGGCATGTCAAGAGCATCTACATCATCTCGGACAAGAACCGGCGCCCCATGAATGCCAGATTCAGCTTCAGCCCCGGCGTGAGCCAGCCCTTCGTGGGCACCAACCTG comes from Candidatus Rokuibacteriota bacterium and encodes:
- a CDS encoding lipoate--protein ligase family protein, which encodes MGWRYIADDGVGAAAGLAADEAVTRRQGSGESPPTLRLYTYRSHCALVGRFQRLGSELRLDECRRVGVEVNRRPTGGGAIIMGADQLGIAIMTRATAGERSYDRTRELFARFSSGLTGALGEVGIAAEYRRKNDVEVGGKKIAGLGIYFDPAGGMLFHASLLVDLDVAFMLSVLRTPFEKISDKEIATVSERMTTVRRELGRQVSTAEVRELVRAAYARALGLELEPGPFSPEERLEIAALARDRYQTEEWLAREPATPDAMGSATVKTPGGLLTAHLTLAGEVIKAIYFTGDFFTDDTVLAGMERALRWHPVGVEAVTETLEALRRREALALPGVPSEAVARAVELASGAARRHEQAGTAKGCFVNP
- the soxY gene encoding thiosulfate oxidation carrier protein SoxY; its protein translation is MSGMPTAVRVTRRRLLRGLGLLGLAGAAGSLLAGPRPAAAQGNLANLLPEEPVDATLKRLFGGRPIKDGSSTMKLELPLIAENGAVVPVTVDVTPPPGGHVKSIYIISDKNRRPMNARFSFSPGVSQPFVGTNLRLNTTGDVRAIAELSDGTLLMAKRQVKVTVGGCGG